In Esox lucius isolate fEsoLuc1 chromosome 3, fEsoLuc1.pri, whole genome shotgun sequence, the sequence AGGAGcaggattgagaaacactggctCTACAGGAAGGTTGTGCTCCTGGGTTAGAGATAATATTTACAGGACATTAACTCGCCAGTAAAAATGTTGACAGCCCTGGTCTAGCCTAGAACAGTGTTGATTATAGAACAGGGAGAGGTTAAATCTCGCTGCAGGAGATGTGCAGCCTTGTCGTTTAGTATGATGCGCTCAGAGCTACTCTCCCACACCAAGATTGATTTAGACATGATCGATAGCACTTACTGTATGCAGACTTACCCACTATAATTCCACATGCGCTAACAAGGCCAATCTCTTTCTTTAAGGCCACTCTTCCGGAGCCGTCTTTACTGGATTCCGAAGCGGTATCCCAGTCCGCCGACGCATTGCCCCGTTGCCTAGGACCATCAGTCATCGTGTGACTCCAGGATAACTGTTACAGTAGATACAAAGCGCAGTTGGGTGTTACTATCTTAGGAGAGAAAAATGATTATGCACAACAAAACTATTTAGCTGATTCAAAGTTATCTCGGTGCCGTATAAAACCAATTTAGCCCGTTGTACACAAAACGTGCATAAGGTGTCCACTTCTGGACTATGCTAGCTGAACATACATACACGCAAGTGGGCCCGATTATTTTCACTAGACAACACAAACTGCAGGTGCTCAAACTGATGAAGCGTGCAATAACGCCCAGTGCCGTATCCTACCAGTTAGAGAGTGCGTGGACTACAGAGATTAATTCTATTATTagaaacaactacatcacaGCATAAATAATTCAATGGAGAGCGACGCATCGGGTTGCGACGTGCCAGGCCCCACCTGCGAAAGCAGGCACAAAGTCACCAACCTGCAAAATGGGCTATGGAGGAAGGCCACTGAAGATAATCTTGCACTATAATAAAAGGTAAAATCTTTGTTGAACATTGGACACAACAACGTAACTGGAAATAGCAAGTAATTAACGGTATTAGTAAacgttttgtttttcaaaagcgCATGCGGTGCCAAatgcagattacattttttttgcctataataaagttatttaaattggaataaaaaaaattttccTGACGAGGGCAATtcagtgtgtatatatttaatgtatataaCCTACCCCACTGCAATCTTGACAGCTTAAAATTCAAACAATTGACAGAGTGATTACCCACCTCTTCCTCCTTAGTTGCCGTGACTTGAAATGAAGCATCTCCAGAATTCTGTAGTCAGCACACACTGTGCTAATCTATTCTACATCAGTATGTGAACGAGACGTCTGCCCTACCGAGAAATTGGAAATGCTCTTAATATTCAACCAATGAACGTGGACTGAATAGGGTCAACACGGCTAAGCCCCTCCTCAGGGCCACTGTTCAGCATGGGTGTCAAACTAAGTATTTCAGTTTGCTTTACTCAGAGAAACTTCATGAGTAGAATATGATAAAGATTTCACATACATCCAGTTGCCACATGAACAGAAATTACACTGCCAGCAGCATGCCACCCTGCATCCCGCTGCTGGCTTTCATCTGATGCTAAGGTTAGTCCTGGTcagtccctggatgggagaccagattCTACAGGACGTGATGGATGGCCAGTAAAGGGTACTCTGCCATCTTGCCACAAGATAAAATctactgtttgtctgtctggccCTTTGCCATTAGGACTACCTCATCGTCCCCAGCTTCCACGTGGTTCATTGCTCCCTCCTGTAACTATATTCCAGGTAGTTGCTGTAAATGAGGTTCTCTTggtcaacttacctggtaaattAATGGTTAAAATAGTAACTAAGGCCAGTGTTACTGGCATCTTAAACAGACCCACGTCTTTGGGACGAAGGCTACAACATTATTATACCTGCAGTCCTGTCCTGGGTGTTTCTTAGTTTATGGACTTCATGAGAGGACCTGCAAAACAACGTAAGTCTCATACAAAGCcagacaaaaacaatgacaggcCTGTCTGCCTGAGGATAAACGTGTTTCATTGGGGAAAACATGCTTCTTACAAGTGTCACTGACCAACTGCCATTTTTAGAAGtgtgtacacatacacatacactacGCATGTagcttgttgataaaactgcaGCCATTGAGTGGTAGTTGTAGAGTTGCTGCTGTTCAACTAATGGCCAAACAGAAACACCCAGCTTTTGAGAATTGAAACATCCTTAGCTATTAGTTGTCAGTTTAGGATGTgatgtggtatatggtcaatgTTAAGGAAGACATGCTTTTCGTTGTAGTTTATCACAAGCAACTGTACAGATGAAAAGCAAGATGCAATTCTTTGCTCTACAGAGTTGAACAATATCTGCTTACGGGCACAGGGTGACAATGATGTTAGAGTTGCACAGGAGGACAAAACAGTCTTTGCGTGAAAGTTCAATGCAGTTGAGGAAACCTTGCGGTATATCACATGCCAAGGCGAACTATTGAGTAGAAAaacctgaaatatattttatatgcattCCCTTTTCTGTGTAAAGGCATCCATGTCACAGTTCGCAATTACAAAAAGCATTTCATAAAATCTGAACTGTGCAATGAACCTGTCACAGCTACATAAGTAAATGTAAGGCACAGAGAGCAGTAAGTAGCTAATAGTTTTGTCTTTATTGACAACATGGTTCAGACAAAAACGgaacaaagaaataaacatttgaacaacTGAGAACCTGAACAGCCCGTCTCCTACACCCTGCTGTTTCTGAATTGTGACTGACTGGGTAAATGTGTTAAGTGACAATTTCGAACAGTTGAATCCATTTTGTAGTATGGAATGTGATATCAGGAGGTCATGCTGAAAAACTATTATTAACATTCAAAAACTTGACATGTGCTTAATTTAACTTgtccagcatcccagagttcaCCTTTTTGGGACCATTACACTGGTTTCATTGGGTCATGCAAATTAAAATTAAGCACAACCAAGTATTTGAAAAAACAAGTAGGACCCTGCTGTGTTGGAAAATATGTCCCTGGCGGTCTGCAACTGATAGAAGTGACTGATGACtgaaacaatataaaaacaaagaaaaaacctcTTAAAGAGGGAGAACGGATgacccacagagacagaaacagctgACATCTTTAGAGTGGATCACTTAACTGCTTGGTAAATAAGTAACTTCCAACTCAGTAAACCTGGTATGTAGATTATAGTCCATGCCTAAAACTGACTGCTCTCACCACACCATAAAGCATCACTGCTTAAAGACCAGGCTCAAGATTACATGGCAACTGGTAAAATGTTGGACATTCTGAGGGCAAGAATTCCTACACTTAATTTCCAATTCAGTGCCTGATGAGGTGTTTGTGTAAAGGTCTTCACAGGCCAATTGTGTAGGATCGTCCTGCTGGGTTGTGGATAGCAGAGCATGAGGGCTCGGTCACAGCCCACTCGTACCACACCTTCTTCCCATTGTTACACCTCCAGAACCTCACAACGACATCGTCATCCTTCGTCACCGGGATAGGTTGCTGCAAGAGGGGAGGAGCCAGGTCGATTCTTTTTGCTAATACAATGTGCTAAACATAAATATTATGTGACTGTATGACAACCTGCTTACTTTGAGAGGGAACAGGATGGGGAACCAGGAGAACATTCCAGGAGAGTGGGTCTCTGGTTTGATACCTTGACCAAACAGACACGTACATTGATAGTAGTTCTTCacaatcaaacacacatacaggttgaAAGCCGTTACCTAGCAGGACAAGAACTTGCCCAGATCCCTCCTGTGAATTAGGTATGTTTTGCAATGTTGAGCTTTTCTGAATGAATCATTTAAGAGTACTTAAAGTATTTGAAAAATAGTTCTAAGAGTACTTAATGTACAGTTTTGATGTCCTACAAGAAAAGCAAGCCAAACACCTGTGAGTCCAAATGTGCGCTTTatgtttctatttttaaaaACTCATGTCATTTTCATATTATGTTGTACCCACTCAAAATTAATATCTACAAATGTTATACAGAGtgtaaataaaatcaatagTGTAAGGTTTAGAATGTTTTGTGTCAGATGAACTACTGGGTCTTTACCTTTGGTCTTCATCTTACCAATCATCTCATAACTGTTTCCTGGtaataataaacattgtttTGCATATGCTTCTGTagcaaatatatacattaagCTTTAACCATTTAGACTCATTCCCACATGTCTAAAGGGCCAATGTTATCCATCCATGTCTCCAACCGAATCATTAAAACATCCTCTTTGATACTTACTGAGTGTGACGTCTCCATAGAGTGTGGTCTCAAAGTACCCTGCAAAGCCATGCAGCACTGTGTTACATCCCACAGAGAACCTGAGGCACTGATACCTGTTGTTGTTCATATCTGAAGGAAAGAAGAGAAATGAATTCATTACCAATCCTGTGTGCGGTAGTGACCCGTGTCAGCCGGCGAGTGGGTGTGTGCGCAGTAGTGACCCGTGTCGGCCGgcgagtgggtgtgtgtgtgtgcggtagTGACCTGTGTCGGCCGgcgagtgggtgtgtgtgtgtgtgtgtgcggtagTGACCCGTGTCGGCCGGCGAGTGGGTGCATGTGTGCGGTAGTGACCCGTGTCGGCCGACGAGTGGGTGCATGTGCGCGGTAGTGACCCGTGTCGGCCGGCGagtgggtgcgtgtgtgcggTAGTGACCCGTGTCGGCCGACGAGTGGGTGCATGTGCGCGGTAGTGACCCGTGTCGGCCGGCGAGTGGGTGCGTGTGCGCGGTAGTGACCCGTGTCGGCCGGCGAGTGGGTGCGTGCGCGCGGTAGTGACCCGTGTCGGCCGGCGagtgggtgtgtgcgcgcggTAGTGACCCGTGTCGGCCGGCGAGTGGGTGCGTGCGCGCGGTAGTGACCGTGTCGGCCGAGTGGGTGCGTGTGCGCGGTAGTGACCCGTGTCGGCCGGCGAGTGGGTGCGTGTGCGCGGTAGTGACCCGTGTCGGCCGGCGAGTGGGTGCGTGTGCGCGGTAGTGACCCGTGTCGGCCGGCGAGTGGGTGCGTGTGCGCGGTAGTGACCCGTGTCGGCCGGCgagtgggtgcgtgtgcgtggtAGTGACCCGTGTCGGCCGgcgagtgggtgtgtgtgtgcggtagTGACCCGTGTCGGCCggagagtgggtgtgtgtgcgtggtagTGACCCGTGTCGGCCGgcgagtgggtgtgtgtgcgcggtaGTGACCCGTGTCGGCCGGCGagtgggtgtgtgcgcgcggTAGTGACCCGTGTCGGCCGGAGAGTGAGGGGTTGAGCGTGTGAGGGTTTGGAGTTACCTGTGGTGGGGTGTACAAAGGTGAAGCAGGCCTTGGGCTCAGCCAGCTGGTGGAAGTTGTGGAGTCTGACAACATAGGGGGTCTCAAAGTGGCACTCTGGATCCTTGTCCCGCTCTCTGCACCCCCTGACCTCGTTATACAGCTtggaggaggaaaggggagCCAGGAAAGAGGTGTAGGAACATGGGATGCTAACCCCACCATCTGAGAAAGACGGGACAAGTTTGGATGAGAGTATGTTAAGGCCCAAAATGGCATTGATATTAAGCCCCCGCACACAGTATTCAATTGTGAATGATAATTTGGCATCTTTCTGCATATTAACCATTTGGTGTTTTCCTTACAGTAATGTTACATCAATCATTATGAGAATTCACCAACCTTCATTCAGCTTTGATGTAACTATTAAACCAAttacagaatgtgtttgtaCATGCCCAGAACAGCCTGACAAGGTCTGTTCCACTCCAATGCTTACGAGGTTATGACGATGTCATCTCACAGCTCTTTAGGACAGAGTGACATGTGACCTAACCATGAGGTGATGTTTCATTAGTTAACTCCTACCTTTGAGAAAGTTTTGGGCTCCATCTAGACACTCTGGAGACAGCTCATTATCCCCAAAGGACCCAAGAAGCTCACTGACGATAATGTCTGCCTTCTCAGGCGCAGCCCACTCCCTCATATCACACGAAACCACGGTCACCTGATCTCCCCACTCCTCAAACTTCCAGTTCTCAAGCCTGGGAGAGAAAGTGACAGGATCAAGGTCATTCTGACAGACAGCGATGACATTTCTAGGAGCGCAGTGGAGATTAACATTATCACAACTACCATCTTCATGCCCTTTTATGAAATACTAAGCGTTCATAGGTACATGTCAGAGAGTTTAATGCATACCTGGGGACATTAGCCCTATAACAGAATTAAATTTACATATAACACTATGTTGAGAAAATTCTGGCATGTGAAGCTAGGTGAAAAATGGGAACCTTACGTGACAACAGCGTTTGGGTTCTTTTCCACAGCGTAGATACGAAGCTTCCGGCCAGCTTGCTTGGCAGCGCGCAGGGAGGCGTTGACCAGAGGACCCCTCCCAGCCCCCAGCACCATCAACACTCTAGGGTTAGACGGGACACAATCTTACAGACTGACAAAGGGGAACGGGACCACTCAGGAAAACACATACTAACCGAGCGCTGAGGAGGTACTCACTGTGTATTGGTttccttctgctcctctgggaCTCTGTCAAGGAGACACTTATAAACAGCCTGCAGAAAGATCAGGACAACCCAGTCAGTACTTAATTAGGAGACCAGTGGCTTTCATAAGAAAAGCATAAAATAAGGGATTACAAATGTGGCAAGAAATGCTGTCAGATGATTTCAGTTTACATTAATTGATTAAGCTGCTTTattaacagaaaaacaaccccgCCGGTCAGGTCCCTATGTACATCCATATAGAACAGGGTCAGACGCCGTTGCCTCAGTAAATACCTGAATTCTTTAAGGTATGGATTCTATACTCCATAGGGGTTTAGGTACATGCTGACCGCATGGCATTACTAAGATTGGACGGCAGTACATCCATGCCGTGAACAGGCCGGCCCACCTCATCTCAGACGCTTCATTTGGTTGAGGTTTTGGGACAGTGCAGGACACAAGTAGTTCTTCCACTCTTCAGCTGTCCGGTGTAGTTGATGTTGTGCCCGCTGGAGAGGCATCTTGCTTTTAGCTGATAGGAATGGAAACGATGTGGTTGTCTGCTGTAATAGCCCATCCGTGACAACGACTAAAGAATTCTGCATTCAGAGATGCTGTTTCATACACCATGGTACTTCATTATTTGCCAATTTGTGATGTGTCTGCTATCTTGTAAAATCCCTGTCATTCCCTGTTGACCTCATCAACTGTATCTGTTTGTGCCCACAGCACTGCGGCTGATTAGATGTTTTTAGCTTAAAAACCCAGTTTGACGTTTCAGATACCGGCGTGCCTGTCGCTGTACCAAGCTCAGTCACAAATTTTGCCCATTTGAACATTCAATCAAAAACACATACAGCAGCCTCCATACCTGCTGTCCTACTTTATATACCAAGCCACAGCCACGTGACCGATTCGTTGTAGGAACTATCCACTTCCCATGAACGAggtggtgtacctaataaacttgCCACTGAGTGTACATATACAGTAACTCCCTACCTGCTGGTACTGGGAGTATTTAATGGGATCCTTCTCGAACACTTCATATGTCTGAGACTCGAGATTGTCCATGAGTGGCTGATGGGTAGAGAAGAGAACAATGAGATAAGAACACGGTTCTCGTTTTCTCTGAAGTATTGCTAGTGTTAAAAAGATCCAGAAGATTGTGCATATCACATTCAAAGCATAATTCTCCATAGCCTATATCCATTAAAACGCAGTCTCTTTGGATTTTAACAAAATCATCCTTAAATATAATTTGCCCATTAGTGTTAAAACATTCAACAGATAAATTCAGATGGCCTAGCGGTTACAGCATCTACAATATAAAGCATTGGCGGCTAGTGCCAGTTTACCCCAATTGCCCTCAGAAGTCACTTCAGTATACAAAAAGATGAAGCTACTCAGTTTGCAGCTAATTGCGGTCAGTTTTCTTGAGGGTAGTGACTTTAGCTGGCTAAACGTCTTGTCACCATGACACCTATATTAAAACTTTCATGGTTTCCACATGAATTTGAGGGGAAACCAATACACGGCTAAcagtataattttattttatcacCAATAGAAGCTAGCCAGCCAACTCTAGGTAGCCATCAGAGAGGCAATAGATGATAGTGcattcaaacatgtttttgcacTTGAATTTTCATACCAGAAAATGACCACTTAAAAAGAATCcaattcaaacaaacacacctgaagGGGAGACTGCAGGTAATCCTCATAACCCTTGGCAAACAGTTCATAGGCATTGGGGGCAGGCCGGTTCTGGTTGAGGTATTCCAAGTACTGCAGGTAGGAGCGGAAGTCCTTCTCACTGTGACGGCTGGTGCCAGTGAAGATAAACTGGGCTTcaagctgaaaatgttttgttattaaataTACGTATCGATCAACATGAGAGTTAAAAATACATCTTTATTTGCTTACAAAAAAGCCATATCCTACAATTTACAGTACCTTGAAGAGTCGGAAGATGATTTTCTGGTGGGCTTTTGACAGGACTGGAAACCCTTTCTTATTGGTCAGAAAGATGCTGGTGGGAAGAATGGCTGCTTTGATTGGCTCTCCAAGCCACTTGTCGATCACAGGGTCAGAGGGCATGTCTGCTCCAACCTCAATGGCTTCAGGGAAGGGATAGAAGTCAAGAACAAttgtaacaaaaacaattctTTATCACTTTGTTTAGACTTCAAACCATGTTTTCCCATTCCGCTTCCTTACCTAAACAAATTCTTTTGTTGTAGTCACAAAGAGTTCTGAATGAATGCCACCTAAAATCAAACAGAGggtacaatacaaaataaaatgaggaTGAACAGAGGTCAGAAAAACCCATGTCCTAGCCACAGACAAGTATTGGACTCACCAAGCCCATGTCTTCTCATCATTACTGCCATCATCTGTGTGCTTAGTAGGCTCATTCTCGATATCGTCATCACGCATGTCATCAGAGGAAATCAGCGGCACATGGATCCAGAACTGACACAAAACAACCCACAGTTGCTTAATTGTCAGTTTTGAAAGCTAATAAATAAGATACTTTAACTCAAAAGGAGAAATAATAATTGGATATAGTAGTCACCATGCAAGAGTGGTGTCCTGTCTGAATGTGATTGAGCAGTACGCGAGCCATGTTGGCACAGTGAGGGCCCTTCAGAGGGATCATGAAGGCTGGCAGACCCAGATATGCTGAGAAGTTCAATTCCTGAACTAGGGCCTGGGACAAAggaatggaaggagagagaatttCAACTTGTGCCAAGATCTTTAAAATCTGCCCTCAGATTTTCTGATTTTACATAAAGCCAATGATAGATTCACTAGAAACcaagtggaaaaaatattaaCTTAATTTGTCAAACTATTTGAAACCATTTgctggtattattattattttttaaataataatatgaccGATAATGTCCAGCTCACCGCTTCTGAATTCCTACGTTCTGTCTCCAACTCGGAGTCTGTCTCGATCCATGGAGAAAGCTTTCCAACAACCAGAGTGTTCCAGTCTGTGTAAGgaaagtaaacaaaaaacagaTTCATAACAGTAtaacaagtcaattaaactttagGGATATCAGTCGGTCCAGTTAGGAatcataagtgattgtgaataaATGTCAcctggtgcaaatgaaagtgacaagtGCACTGGAaagacaacagcaagacaacctccaTGACAGTGGCACAAGGGCcaaacatcctctagtgggacctgtgttcacagCACAGCACCATgaagcttgattggcattctcgattaacaccagaattggcaagCAGGTGTAGTAACAcctatgagttgctgtgattaaattcacacaagttggacatcctgtgatttcatttgtttactttgattttctgagagtgtttgaatccagcccaaaattggttggtgattttggtttccagtgACCAGCATTACATAATTGTCctcaactaattacacaatgtacagtaaagactgacctttaatatatttaggtcattgagattttttttttttagcagtgtatatATTAGAGCCATTATATTGCCCCATGACCAGATGTGCCTGGAACTCGGGCACATGCATGCaacctcctcacctctcccacAAAGCAGCAGGTCCGAGCGTGTATGGGCTCCAGGTCGGACTTTAGCGGGGTCCAACTCAAACTCCCTCTTGAACCTCGGGTGGAAAAGTGGCATGCACAAAAAGTCAAATCTGAAAGAAAAAGCGACAAATGGAACACGTTAGGCGACAGTTCACTAACGTTGAATTACCATGTTAAATTATAATAACGGAATGAATCCAGATAgtcatgtattattttttagatACTATTGTGTCATGGCATAAGTACTGGCAGCGAGGAACATTTCTTAGCAATTGTAAAGGTACACGTGCAAATATTTCACTGGCACTTTGATTTAACCAGCTAGCTAGGTAGTTGCAAATGCTAAAATAGCTAGGtagcctagctagctacatCACGTGCGGAAATGAAGCAGATGGGTAGATAAACCTGTCGGTGGTTGTATTAATCTCCATCTCCACCAAAATAACAGTTATAGCAAAACAGTTTACTTACCCAAGTTTAGCGACAGCCGCAAGTGTGTCAGCTACTTCGGGCACACAATTCAAATCTCTCCCGCAGGACACCCTGCCTCCTGTACTGTGGGACGCCATCATTAGCCGAGTGAATGGGAAAGAGAGTACATTTCGTATAGGGAAACTGACGCCATTTTGGCTCTCATCACGTGTTTACTATAATTACGTGGACGGAGAGCTGAGATCTATAAGGACTTCCGTAGGAATTCGGTCGCGACACTTTACCACACCGTAGAAGCCGACTTCGCATTTATGTTTGGCCGGCGTTTGCTAAATTACTCTGATTGTTTAGATAGTGGCGAATTAAAAAACTAACTTTGCAAACACACGCACCTCAACTACAAATTTGCCCAATAATCCCTAAAATCTGCAATAATGATTTTTGCGCGTCAGAATACAAAGTGAAACACTTAAAACGCTACTCTTATACGAATGACTGGTTAACACAAACGTTTATTTGACGCATTTAAGGACAAGGGTTGTTGCAatattaatttcatattttaccTATAAACCATGGCGTAGGTTTATGTTGCATATTGGAGCAGTCAGAGAGCATGCTTATTGGGAATTTCACTATTTTCCGCGGTCAatttgacctgtctgtaattaCTTGAACTCCCAACCCACCCACCCTACGCCCCTGCCTTAAACAAATGGTTAATAAACATTAATGTTGGGGTATTTTTACAACATTTCTCAATGCATGGCTCATGCGCAAAAGAGACATTTGGTCTCAGCCTGATCACCCATGCTAAACTAcaggtttaataataataaaaaaaacgtttGCATACATTCTTAGGGATATGAGGCTTATTCCCCACTAAATATTTCAGCCACCCATAGCCTGATTTTCACTACATTGTAGTGAATGATGCAACTGTTATTTCTTTAATAATTGTCATGTGAAAAGCAAATAGGCTGGGCAACGACCACAAGATCAGAAAAATGGTATGACAAATTcagtatgaaatgaaaaatttaACAACCAGACATGTTTATGCAAGTCCAAGTTTTGTTTCACAAATGTGGGCCCACTGACAACCTGCCTCAGCAGTTTTGACCCTGCAGTGTTTGTAGAGTCGCTTCTGTGCGTTGTATTACTTAGGCTACCATCACAACAAAATACTATCATATATCACTAAGTCAAGCTAAACActtgtaaaaatgtgtgtgtgtgtgtgtgtgtgtgtgtatatgtgtgtcagTCTACTATAAAAAGACTTTACAGTTCAGTGTTATTGTATTTGGGGGGAGAGCAACCAAGCAGTACTAAAATATCTGAAAGGATATTACTGGGAGAAGAATAGAACAAGCCTAAGAACACTGGGTTATGGATTTATTTGAGCTGTTAACCTTTTACTGCCTATTCTTTTTATGAGATTGCACTGACCATCAACATTTTAGGAAAGTGACGGTTTTGTAgggacatttgtttttgtttttcattgctTCAACATTTACCTCAATCTTCCAGCCTGAAACATTCAAAATGGCTCTACAGGACGTATGTGGTTTTTACACTCCTATGTTTCACAGATGGAACACTTCTGACACACTCTCTAGGCCAATGGGAGATGAAAGGAAGCTTGGTTGGGGTGGATCTGAATTATCTGAAAGAGATGGACGTGTTCCAATGCATTTTTTCATACCTACCCCTCAGAGCTCTGTTCCTTTCCACTGTGACAAGAGACACTCAACCTTttcctccctgtccccctctccatcAACACATACCTGCCGCCCATTCCCTTTGTCTCACGGAACCACTACACTGGCTTTTGTGTTCCAAGGTGGTGTTATAGCAGCGGCAGACACACGTGCCAGCTGCTCAGGGCTTGTTGCCTGTCCTTCTGCCCAGAAGATATTGCCAATCCACTCCCATTTACTTCTCACCACTTCAGGCAGTGGTGCAGACTGCATGCTATGGGAGCGAATCCTGGCCAGAGAGATCCGTCTTTACCAGTTACGCCATGGCCGACGATTGTCAATCACTGGCTCTGCAAAGCTCCTCTCTCATATGTTGTACCCATTTAAGGgaactgatgtgtgtgtggcagcTACTTTGTGTGGTTGGGATGTAGAGGAGGTTAGGGTGGATGAATCAAAGGAACAAAGAGTTAAGACGATGGAA encodes:
- the prmt5 gene encoding protein arginine N-methyltransferase 5 isoform X2 produces the protein MMASHSTGGRVSCGRDLNCVPEVADTLAAVAKLGFDFLCMPLFHPRFKREFELDPAKVRPGAHTRSDLLLCGRDWNTLVVGKLSPWIETDSELETERRNSEAALVQELNFSAYLGLPAFMIPLKGPHCANMARVLLNHIQTGHHSCMFWIHVPLISSDDMRDDDIENEPTKHTDDGSNDEKTWAWWHSFRTLCDYNKRICLAIEVGADMPSDPVIDKWLGEPIKAAILPTSIFLTNKKGFPVLSKAHQKIIFRLFKLEAQFIFTGTSRHSEKDFRSYLQYLEYLNQNRPAPNAYELFAKGYEDYLQSPLQPLMDNLESQTYEVFEKDPIKYSQYQQAVYKCLLDRVPEEQKETNTQVLMVLGAGRGPLVNASLRAAKQAGRKLRIYAVEKNPNAVVTLENWKFEEWGDQVTVVSCDMREWAAPEKADIIVSELLGSFGDNELSPECLDGAQNFLKDGGVSIPCSYTSFLAPLSSSKLYNEVRGCRERDKDPECHFETPYVVRLHNFHQLAEPKACFTFVHPTTDMNNNRYQCLRFSVGCNTVLHGFAGYFETTLYGDVTLSIKPETHSPGMFSWFPILFPLKQPIPVTKDDDVVVRFWRCNNGKKVWYEWAVTEPSCSAIHNPAGRSYTIGL
- the psmb11a gene encoding proteasome subunit beta type-11a, translated to MALQDSSVPFHCDKRHSTFSSLSPSPSTHTCRPFPLSHGTTTLAFVFQGGVIAAADTRASCSGLVACPSAQKILPIHSHLLLTTSGSGADCMLWERILAREIRLYQLRHGRRLSITGSAKLLSHMLYPFKGTDVCVAATLCGWDVEEVRVDESKEQRVKTMESKASGRDNISPAEVPPEESGVCAHETGSHDDVTGKANDRCGPKLFYVCSDGTRLQGELFSVGSGSPYAYGVLDVGVRWSLSAEEAISLAREAVYRATHRDAYSGNCVDLFHITAQGWNRRDREDLRNEYHRDSERILKRGNEGGSQEEKDRTFE
- the prmt5 gene encoding protein arginine N-methyltransferase 5 isoform X1; protein product: MMASHSTGGRVSCGRDLNCVPEVADTLAAVAKLGFDFLCMPLFHPRFKREFELDPAKVRPGAHTRSDLLLCGRDWNTLVVGKLSPWIETDSELETERRNSEAALVQELNFSAYLGLPAFMIPLKGPHCANMARVLLNHIQTGHHSCMFWIHVPLISSDDMRDDDIENEPTKHTDDGSNDEKTWAWWHSFRTLCDYNKRICLAIEVGADMPSDPVIDKWLGEPIKAAILPTSIFLTNKKGFPVLSKAHQKIIFRLFKLEAQFIFTGTSRHSEKDFRSYLQYLEYLNQNRPAPNAYELFAKGYEDYLQSPLQPLMDNLESQTYEVFEKDPIKYSQYQQAVYKCLLDRVPEEQKETNTQVLMVLGAGRGPLVNASLRAAKQAGRKLRIYAVEKNPNAVVTLENWKFEEWGDQVTVVSCDMREWAAPEKADIIVSELLGSFGDNELSPECLDGAQNFLKDGGVSIPCSYTSFLAPLSSSKLYNEVRGCRERDKDPECHFETPYVVRLHNFHQLAEPKACFTFVHPTTDMNNNRYQCLRFSVGCNTVLHGFAGYFETTLYGDVTLRNSYEMIGKMKTKGIKPETHSPGMFSWFPILFPLKQPIPVTKDDDVVVRFWRCNNGKKVWYEWAVTEPSCSAIHNPAGRSYTIGL